One genomic region from Pseudomonas hormoni encodes:
- a CDS encoding PqiC family protein, with translation MVSSLKMTLVTALILLAACRSEPIQFHTLTPAQLSGTARANGGEILIEGISVPPQVDRPQIVIRQGNSGLAILETEWWAASLVDELRSALVDQLANSNPQRKVSVRVEVQRFDSVPGQYALMDVKWRLRSPGEGDTTLVSCRSTLQTPSGPSIDDLVIAQQNNVKRLAALISQAANGPQRGCPAPQ, from the coding sequence ATGGTTTCTTCGCTGAAGATGACGTTGGTCACTGCGCTCATTCTGCTCGCCGCGTGCCGCAGTGAGCCGATTCAGTTCCACACCCTGACGCCGGCGCAATTGAGCGGGACGGCGCGCGCCAACGGCGGGGAAATCCTGATCGAAGGCATTAGCGTACCGCCTCAAGTCGATCGTCCGCAGATCGTCATTCGTCAGGGCAACAGCGGCCTGGCGATTCTGGAGACCGAATGGTGGGCCGCGAGCCTGGTGGATGAGTTGCGCAGTGCCTTGGTCGATCAACTGGCCAACAGCAATCCCCAGCGCAAAGTGTCGGTGCGCGTGGAGGTTCAGCGTTTTGATTCGGTTCCTGGTCAATACGCGCTGATGGACGTCAAATGGCGCCTGCGAAGCCCCGGCGAAGGCGACACCACGCTGGTCAGCTGCCGAAGTACGTTGCAAACACCTTCAGGACCGTCCATCGACGATTTGGTCATTGCCCAGCAAAACAACGTCAAACGCCTGGCCGCGTTGATCAGCCAGGCTGCGAACGGACCACAGAGAGGTTGCCCGGCACCGCAATGA
- a CDS encoding intermembrane transport protein PqiB, with translation MKPQATDGPQAPGQAPIKTRRFSVSLVWIVPIVAVLVGISLVVHSILQEGPTITVTFKTGSGLTANKTEVKYRNVVIGHVSDVELSNDQKSVNATIKLAKQAESFTREDSQFWVVRPRIGAGGVSGIDTLLSGDYIGADIGQSNARSKNFTGLENPPPITYGEPGKRFTLHTPDLGSLDIGSPVYYRKIPVGQVVAYALDGDGKGVNIEVFIHSPNDAYVTENTRFWNASGIDVNVGANGFSVKTESLSSILVGGIAFRAPEYSPNDKPATEEKAFDLFEDQQTALAPPNGKAQYLSLRFDQALRGLKVGAPVEFLGIEFGRVVSVNLDFDAKKRSFPVNVGIVIYPQRLGQAHTKMLEALKHDPNDEAASVRLMGTFIENGLRAQARSGNLLTGQLYISLDFYPKAEKVVFDPTARPVSIPTVPGSLEQLQEKLESMVNKINDLPIGRIAGNLDSNLVELRKGLAQFNAKTLPGVQTTLADVSKTLQSASSTLAEDSPQREQLTQTLDELGRMSRSLRELSDYLGRHPESLIRGRPDNAAPMDLKAPPRN, from the coding sequence ATGAAGCCGCAAGCCACTGACGGGCCGCAAGCCCCCGGGCAAGCCCCGATCAAGACCCGCCGTTTCAGCGTTTCATTGGTGTGGATCGTGCCGATTGTTGCGGTGCTGGTGGGTATTTCGCTGGTGGTGCACAGCATCCTGCAGGAAGGACCGACCATCACCGTGACCTTCAAGACCGGCAGCGGCCTGACCGCCAACAAGACTGAGGTCAAATACCGCAACGTGGTGATCGGGCATGTGTCCGACGTCGAACTGAGCAACGACCAGAAAAGCGTCAACGCCACCATCAAACTGGCCAAGCAGGCGGAAAGCTTCACCCGTGAAGATTCGCAATTCTGGGTCGTGCGACCGCGTATCGGTGCCGGCGGCGTGTCGGGCATCGATACCCTGCTCTCCGGGGACTACATCGGCGCCGATATCGGCCAGTCCAATGCCCGTTCGAAGAATTTCACCGGGCTGGAGAACCCGCCGCCCATCACCTATGGCGAGCCCGGCAAGCGTTTCACATTGCACACCCCGGACCTGGGTTCGCTGGACATCGGCTCTCCCGTTTACTACCGCAAGATCCCCGTCGGCCAAGTTGTTGCGTATGCCCTGGATGGCGACGGCAAAGGGGTGAACATTGAAGTTTTCATTCATTCACCCAACGATGCCTACGTCACCGAAAACACCCGTTTCTGGAACGCCAGCGGGATCGATGTGAATGTCGGCGCCAACGGTTTTTCAGTGAAGACCGAGTCGCTGTCCTCCATTTTGGTGGGCGGCATCGCCTTCCGCGCCCCGGAATACAGCCCCAACGATAAACCGGCCACCGAGGAAAAAGCCTTCGACCTGTTCGAAGACCAGCAAACCGCCCTCGCCCCGCCCAACGGCAAGGCGCAATACCTGAGCTTGCGTTTCGACCAGGCCTTGCGCGGGCTCAAGGTCGGTGCACCGGTGGAATTCCTCGGCATCGAATTCGGTAGAGTGGTGTCGGTCAATCTGGATTTCGATGCGAAAAAACGCAGTTTTCCGGTCAATGTCGGCATCGTGATCTACCCGCAACGGCTCGGTCAGGCGCACACCAAAATGCTTGAGGCCTTGAAGCATGACCCCAATGACGAAGCCGCTAGCGTTCGTCTGATGGGAACGTTCATCGAGAATGGTCTGCGCGCTCAGGCCCGCAGCGGCAACCTGTTGACCGGTCAGCTGTACATCTCGCTCGACTTCTACCCGAAAGCCGAGAAGGTTGTGTTCGATCCGACCGCACGCCCCGTTTCTATCCCGACCGTACCCGGCAGCCTTGAGCAGTTGCAGGAAAAACTCGAAAGCATGGTCAACAAAATCAACGATCTGCCCATCGGACGCATTGCCGGCAACCTCGACAGCAACCTCGTCGAGCTGCGCAAAGGCCTCGCGCAATTCAACGCCAAGACCCTGCCCGGCGTGCAAACCACCCTGGCGGATGTCAGCAAGACCCTGCAATCGGCCAGTTCGACCCTCGCCGAAGATTCGCCGCAACGCGAGCAATTGACCCAGACCCTGGACGAACTCGGGCGCATGTCGCGTTCCCTGCGTGAGCTCTCGGATTACCTGGGCCGGCATCCGGAGTCGCTGATTCGCGGTCGCCCCGATAACGCCGCGCCAATGGACTTGAAGGCGCCACCGCGCAACTGA